The following are encoded together in the Streptomyces flavofungini genome:
- a CDS encoding MFS transporter: MGAAMGRIHVGNALSAFGLGFTVPFLYVYVAQVRDLGAVTAGLVLAAFAVAALIVLPFSGRAIDRRGPLPVLVAALSTAAVGALSLGLSSSAPFVLLSAGALGAGQAVMQPALATMIVECSTPATRTRAFAMQFFLQNLGLGIGGLIGGQIVKHERPGDFTLLFAIETVIFLVLIGVMLTARIPRSARIADATPQAGGSIRDVFRNRVMLQLCVLGFVLFFACYGQFESGLSAYGVEAAGISPSTLGIALAANTGAIVIAQFAVLRFVERRKRSQVIAAVGLIWAVAWTAAGYAGLGHGSQAMATAAFISTYALFGLGETMLAPTVAPLVADLAPESMVGRYNSAFALVKQLALAVGPAVGGPMGATLHAPYIVTFLLFSLGITVLGLRLGRHLTPAQNHPHPQKSRVVAQGTPDAPETVTAHS, from the coding sequence ATGGGCGCTGCGATGGGCCGGATCCACGTGGGCAACGCGCTGAGTGCGTTCGGTCTGGGGTTTACCGTCCCCTTCTTGTACGTGTACGTGGCGCAGGTCCGGGACCTGGGCGCGGTGACCGCGGGCCTCGTGCTCGCCGCGTTCGCCGTGGCCGCGCTGATCGTGCTGCCCTTCTCGGGCCGCGCCATCGACCGACGCGGCCCCCTGCCCGTGCTCGTCGCCGCGCTGTCCACCGCCGCCGTCGGCGCGCTCAGCCTGGGCCTGTCCTCCAGCGCTCCGTTCGTGCTGCTCTCGGCCGGTGCGCTCGGCGCCGGTCAGGCCGTGATGCAGCCCGCGCTCGCCACGATGATCGTGGAGTGCTCCACGCCCGCGACCCGCACGCGCGCCTTCGCCATGCAGTTCTTCCTGCAGAACCTGGGCCTCGGCATCGGCGGACTCATCGGCGGCCAGATCGTGAAGCACGAACGGCCGGGTGACTTCACCCTGCTCTTCGCCATCGAGACCGTGATCTTCCTGGTCCTGATCGGCGTCATGCTGACGGCTCGGATACCCCGCTCGGCGCGGATCGCGGACGCCACGCCCCAGGCCGGCGGCAGCATCAGGGACGTATTCCGCAACCGCGTGATGCTGCAGCTGTGCGTCCTCGGCTTCGTGCTGTTCTTCGCCTGCTACGGCCAGTTCGAGTCGGGCCTTTCGGCGTACGGCGTCGAGGCCGCCGGGATATCCCCGTCCACGCTCGGCATCGCCCTGGCCGCCAACACCGGCGCCATCGTGATCGCGCAGTTCGCGGTCCTGCGGTTCGTCGAGCGCCGCAAGCGCTCGCAGGTGATCGCCGCCGTCGGCCTCATCTGGGCCGTCGCCTGGACAGCCGCCGGGTACGCGGGGCTCGGGCACGGCAGCCAGGCCATGGCGACCGCCGCGTTCATCTCGACGTACGCGCTCTTCGGGCTCGGCGAGACGATGCTCGCGCCGACCGTCGCGCCGCTGGTCGCCGACCTCGCGCCGGAGTCCATGGTCGGGCGGTACAACTCCGCCTTCGCGCTGGTCAAGCAGCTCGCGCTCGCGGTCGGCCCGGCCGTGGGCGGCCCGATGGGCGCCACGCTGCACGCTCCGTACATCGTGACGTTCCTGCTCTTCTCCCTCGGCATCACGGTGCTCGGGCTGCGCCTCGGCCGACACCTCACCCCGGCACAGAACCACCCGCACCCGCAGAAGAGCCGCGTGGTGGCGCAGGGAACGCCGGACGCCCCGGAGACCGTGACCGCCCACTCCTAG
- a CDS encoding MarR family winged helix-turn-helix transcriptional regulator: MGDTPGPTEPTLEEQIAAYQREFQDLDPQVEKIVSALGRLNRRMNVAYGRQTATLGISNAEWEVLKALVLSGAPYQMGPGDLAKRLGLTPAAMTHRIDRMVSEGLVTRERDENNRVRVIVELTAEGREKWLEAMRLATVFEEDLLQDLTPVERGVLGEVLTRLLRRVEHAQPDAGGRLTDLD, translated from the coding sequence ATGGGCGATACCCCCGGCCCCACAGAGCCGACACTCGAAGAGCAGATCGCCGCCTACCAGCGGGAGTTCCAGGACCTCGACCCCCAGGTCGAGAAGATTGTCTCGGCCCTCGGCCGCCTCAACCGCCGCATGAACGTCGCCTACGGCCGCCAGACCGCGACGCTCGGCATCAGCAACGCCGAGTGGGAGGTCCTCAAGGCCCTGGTCCTGTCCGGCGCCCCGTACCAAATGGGCCCCGGCGACCTGGCCAAGCGCCTCGGTCTCACGCCCGCCGCGATGACCCACCGGATCGACCGCATGGTCAGCGAGGGCCTCGTCACGCGCGAGCGCGACGAGAACAACCGGGTACGCGTCATCGTCGAGCTGACCGCGGAGGGCAGGGAGAAGTGGCTGGAGGCGATGCGCCTCGCCACGGTCTTCGAGGAAGACCTCCTGCAGGACCTCACCCCGGTGGAGCGCGGTGTGCTCGGCGAGGTCCTCACGCGGCTCCTTCGCCGCGTCGAGCACGCCCAGCCGGACGCGGGCGGCCGCCTCACCGACCTCGACTGA